Proteins from a genomic interval of Cuculus canorus isolate bCucCan1 chromosome 17, bCucCan1.pri, whole genome shotgun sequence:
- the LOC104064186 gene encoding solute carrier family 2, facilitated glucose transporter member 11 isoform X5 yields the protein MAGFLSDLVQYRKLLLMILVLGIGGTHLSGFQISVINYTSPYIQKFINETWLERYGSVLHQETLTLLWSFIVSMYCVGGMLGCLCSGYLTAKYGKKKCLLFNDVVLIVAVLHTGFSKRAKSFEMILVGRFLEGIGAGIHTNAHVQYAGEISPKKLRGFINVTTSVFLALGKAVARILGLRDLLGAEDTWNVLLSFSGMVALIQLLFLPFFPESPPYLLMQKGDKPGCLKAMKQLWGEGNYQTEYDDLMKEKSVTKSTKIMNVLQVLKEPSVYPQLSTMLLLLLSLQLCGLSAITFYTSEIFKTANLQESIIPYVSLGVAICELISVIFCSSIIDRFGRRILLWGGYLLMALILLLLETSLLLSDQFLWMRYCSVILIFLFIIAYGIGPAGAVASVMNEIFTLSTRCFLVLFASSSLLGSWSSQRFSSICSSQKLKGSQPLKSQKNSKHANLRRNIIRLWRRMLPKNKHSAPSSDRPQ from the exons TACATTCAGAAGTTTATCAATGAAACCTGGCTGGAGCGATATGGTTCTGTGCTGCATCAGGAGACGCTCACATTATTGTGGTCCTTCATCGTGTCTATGTACTGTGTAGGTGGAATGTTAGGATGTCTGTGTAGTGGGTACCTGACTGCAAAATATGGAAA GAAGAAATGTCTACTGTTCAATGACGTGGTCCTAATAGTAGCCGTTCTGCATACTGGTTTCAGTAAAAGAGCCAAGTCCTTTGAGATGATCCTGGTTGGGCGCTTCCTGGAGGGCATTGGTGCTG GAATACATACGAATGCCCATGTTCAGTATGCTGGAGAGATCTCACCTAAGAAGTTGCGTGGATTTATAAATGTGACCACCTCTGTGTTTCTTGCACTAGGAAAAGCTGTAGCAAGAATTCTTGGATTACG AGATCTTTTAGGAGCTGAAGACACATGGAATGTgctgttgtccttctctgggaTGGTGGCATTGATTCAACTGCTCTTTTTGCCATTCTTTCCTGAGTCCCCTCCCTATCTCTTGATGCAAAAAGGAGACAAGCCTGGTTGTTTGAAAG CCATGAAGCAACTCTGGGGAGAAGGGAATTATCAGACAGAGTATGATGACTTGATGAAGGAAAAATCTGTAACAAAAAGCACCAAAATCATGAATGTCCTACAGGTGCTGAAGGAACCATCTGTTTATCCGCAGCTGAGTACCATGCTCCTCCTTTTATTGAGTCTACAGCTCTGTGGCCTGAGTGCA ATCACCTTTTACACCTCAGAAATTTTTAAGACAGCCAACCTGCAGGAAAGCATAATCCCATATGTATCTCTAGGAGTTGCAATCTGTGAGCTCATCTCTGTCATCTTCTGT AGCTCCATTATTGATCGTTTTGGACGTCGGATACTCCTGTGGGGTGGTTATTTGCTGATGGCACTGATACTGTTGTTGCTTGAAACAAGCCTTCTACTGAGC GATCAGTTCCTCTGGATGCGTTACTGCAGTGTTATTCTCatctttttattcattattgCCTATGGAATAGGACCAG ctggaGCCGTTGCATCTGTCATGAATGAAATCTTCACCCTCTCAACAAG atgcTTCTTGGTCCTTTTTGCTTCCTCATCTTTATTGGGGTCCTGGTCATCTCAGCGATTCTCATCTATCTGTTCCTCCCAGAAACTAAAGGGAAGTCAACCTTTGAAATCACAGAAGAATTCAAAACACGCCAATTTAAGAAGAAACATCATCAGACTGTGGAGAAGAATGTTACCGAAGAACAAACATTCTGCACCAAGCTCTGATAGGCCACAATAA
- the LOC104064186 gene encoding solute carrier family 2, facilitated glucose transporter member 11 isoform X3, translating to MAGFLSDLVQYRKLLLMILVLGIGGTHLSGFQISVINYTSPYIQKFINETWLERYGSVLHQETLTLLWSFIVSMYCVGGMLGCLCSGYLTAKYGKKKCLLFNDVVLIVAVLHTGFSKRAKSFEMILVGRFLEGIGAGIHTNAHVQYAGEISPKKLRGFINVTTSVFLALGKAVARILGLRDLLGAEDTWNVLLSFSGMVALIQLLFLPFFPESPPYLLMQKGDKPGCLKAMKQLWGEGNYQTEYDDLMKEKSVTKSTKIMNVLQVLKEPSVYPQLSTMLLLLLSLQLCGLSAITFYTSEIFKTANLQESIIPYVSLGVAICELISVIFCSSIIDRFGRRILLWGGYLLMALILLLLETSLLLSDQFLWMRYCSVILIFLFIIAYGIGPAGAVASVMNEIFTLSTRSSAFVIGGIVIWLGLTFTGMIFPFAVMLLGPFCFLIFIGVLVISAILIYLFLPETKGKSTFEITEEFKTRQFKKKHHQTVEKNVTEEQTFCTKL from the exons TACATTCAGAAGTTTATCAATGAAACCTGGCTGGAGCGATATGGTTCTGTGCTGCATCAGGAGACGCTCACATTATTGTGGTCCTTCATCGTGTCTATGTACTGTGTAGGTGGAATGTTAGGATGTCTGTGTAGTGGGTACCTGACTGCAAAATATGGAAA GAAGAAATGTCTACTGTTCAATGACGTGGTCCTAATAGTAGCCGTTCTGCATACTGGTTTCAGTAAAAGAGCCAAGTCCTTTGAGATGATCCTGGTTGGGCGCTTCCTGGAGGGCATTGGTGCTG GAATACATACGAATGCCCATGTTCAGTATGCTGGAGAGATCTCACCTAAGAAGTTGCGTGGATTTATAAATGTGACCACCTCTGTGTTTCTTGCACTAGGAAAAGCTGTAGCAAGAATTCTTGGATTACG AGATCTTTTAGGAGCTGAAGACACATGGAATGTgctgttgtccttctctgggaTGGTGGCATTGATTCAACTGCTCTTTTTGCCATTCTTTCCTGAGTCCCCTCCCTATCTCTTGATGCAAAAAGGAGACAAGCCTGGTTGTTTGAAAG CCATGAAGCAACTCTGGGGAGAAGGGAATTATCAGACAGAGTATGATGACTTGATGAAGGAAAAATCTGTAACAAAAAGCACCAAAATCATGAATGTCCTACAGGTGCTGAAGGAACCATCTGTTTATCCGCAGCTGAGTACCATGCTCCTCCTTTTATTGAGTCTACAGCTCTGTGGCCTGAGTGCA ATCACCTTTTACACCTCAGAAATTTTTAAGACAGCCAACCTGCAGGAAAGCATAATCCCATATGTATCTCTAGGAGTTGCAATCTGTGAGCTCATCTCTGTCATCTTCTGT AGCTCCATTATTGATCGTTTTGGACGTCGGATACTCCTGTGGGGTGGTTATTTGCTGATGGCACTGATACTGTTGTTGCTTGAAACAAGCCTTCTACTGAGC GATCAGTTCCTCTGGATGCGTTACTGCAGTGTTATTCTCatctttttattcattattgCCTATGGAATAGGACCAG ctggaGCCGTTGCATCTGTCATGAATGAAATCTTCACCCTCTCAACAAGGTCCTCTGCTTTTGTCATTGGTGGAATCGTCATTTGGCTAGGCCTCACTTTCACTGGAATGATTTTCCCCTTTGCTGTC atgcTTCTTGGTCCTTTTTGCTTCCTCATCTTTATTGGGGTCCTGGTCATCTCAGCGATTCTCATCTATCTGTTCCTCCCAGAAACTAAAGGGAAGTCAACCTTTGAAATCACAGAAGAATTCAAAACACGCCAATTTAAGAAGAAACATCATCAGACTGTGGAGAAGAATGTTACCGAAGAACAAACATTCTGCACCAAGCTCTGA
- the LOC104064186 gene encoding solute carrier family 2, facilitated glucose transporter member 11 isoform X6: protein MAGFLSDLVQYRKLLLMILVLGIGGTHLSGFQISVINYTSPYIQKFINETWLERYGSVLHQETLTLLWSFIVSMYCVGGMLGCLCSGYLTAKYGKKKCLLFNDVVLIVAVLHTGFSKRAKSFEMILVGRFLEGIGAGIHTNAHVQYAGEISPKKLRGFINVTTSVFLALGKAVARILGLRDLLGAEDTWNVLLSFSGMVALIQLLFLPFFPESPPYLLMQKGDKPGCLKAMKQLWGEGNYQTEYDDLMKEKSVTKSTKIMNVLQVLKEPSVYPQLSTMLLLLLSLQLCGLSAITFYTSEIFKTANLQESIIPYVSLGVAICELISVIFCDQFLWMRYCSVILIFLFIIAYGIGPAGAVASVMNEIFTLSTRSSAFVIGGIVIWLGLTFTGMIFPFAVMLLGPFCFLIFIGVLVISAILIYLFLPETKGKSTFEITEEFKTRQFKKKHHQTVEKNVTEEQTFCTKL from the exons TACATTCAGAAGTTTATCAATGAAACCTGGCTGGAGCGATATGGTTCTGTGCTGCATCAGGAGACGCTCACATTATTGTGGTCCTTCATCGTGTCTATGTACTGTGTAGGTGGAATGTTAGGATGTCTGTGTAGTGGGTACCTGACTGCAAAATATGGAAA GAAGAAATGTCTACTGTTCAATGACGTGGTCCTAATAGTAGCCGTTCTGCATACTGGTTTCAGTAAAAGAGCCAAGTCCTTTGAGATGATCCTGGTTGGGCGCTTCCTGGAGGGCATTGGTGCTG GAATACATACGAATGCCCATGTTCAGTATGCTGGAGAGATCTCACCTAAGAAGTTGCGTGGATTTATAAATGTGACCACCTCTGTGTTTCTTGCACTAGGAAAAGCTGTAGCAAGAATTCTTGGATTACG AGATCTTTTAGGAGCTGAAGACACATGGAATGTgctgttgtccttctctgggaTGGTGGCATTGATTCAACTGCTCTTTTTGCCATTCTTTCCTGAGTCCCCTCCCTATCTCTTGATGCAAAAAGGAGACAAGCCTGGTTGTTTGAAAG CCATGAAGCAACTCTGGGGAGAAGGGAATTATCAGACAGAGTATGATGACTTGATGAAGGAAAAATCTGTAACAAAAAGCACCAAAATCATGAATGTCCTACAGGTGCTGAAGGAACCATCTGTTTATCCGCAGCTGAGTACCATGCTCCTCCTTTTATTGAGTCTACAGCTCTGTGGCCTGAGTGCA ATCACCTTTTACACCTCAGAAATTTTTAAGACAGCCAACCTGCAGGAAAGCATAATCCCATATGTATCTCTAGGAGTTGCAATCTGTGAGCTCATCTCTGTCATCTTCTGT GATCAGTTCCTCTGGATGCGTTACTGCAGTGTTATTCTCatctttttattcattattgCCTATGGAATAGGACCAG ctggaGCCGTTGCATCTGTCATGAATGAAATCTTCACCCTCTCAACAAGGTCCTCTGCTTTTGTCATTGGTGGAATCGTCATTTGGCTAGGCCTCACTTTCACTGGAATGATTTTCCCCTTTGCTGTC atgcTTCTTGGTCCTTTTTGCTTCCTCATCTTTATTGGGGTCCTGGTCATCTCAGCGATTCTCATCTATCTGTTCCTCCCAGAAACTAAAGGGAAGTCAACCTTTGAAATCACAGAAGAATTCAAAACACGCCAATTTAAGAAGAAACATCATCAGACTGTGGAGAAGAATGTTACCGAAGAACAAACATTCTGCACCAAGCTCTGA
- the LOC104064186 gene encoding solute carrier family 2, facilitated glucose transporter member 11 isoform X7, with the protein MAGFLSDLVQYRKLLLMILVLGIGGTHLSGFQISVINYTSPYIQKFINETWLERYGSVLHQETLTLLWSFIVSMYCVGGMLGCLCSGYLTAKYGKKKCLLFNDVVLIVAVLHTGFSKRAKSFEMILVGRFLEGIGAGIHTNAHVQYAGEISPKKLRGFINVTTSVFLALGKAVARILGLRDLLGAEDTWNVLLSFSGMVALIQLLFLPFFPESPPYLLMQKGDKPGCLKAMKQLWGEGNYQTEYDDLMKEKSVTKSTKIMNVLQVLKEPSVYPQLSTMLLLLLSLQLCGLSAITFYTSEIFKTANLQESIIPYVSLGVAICELISVIFCSSIIDRFGRRILLWGGYLLMALILLLLETSLLLSDQFLWMRYCSVILIFLFIIAYGIGPDASWSFLLPHLYWGPGHLSDSHLSVPPRN; encoded by the exons TACATTCAGAAGTTTATCAATGAAACCTGGCTGGAGCGATATGGTTCTGTGCTGCATCAGGAGACGCTCACATTATTGTGGTCCTTCATCGTGTCTATGTACTGTGTAGGTGGAATGTTAGGATGTCTGTGTAGTGGGTACCTGACTGCAAAATATGGAAA GAAGAAATGTCTACTGTTCAATGACGTGGTCCTAATAGTAGCCGTTCTGCATACTGGTTTCAGTAAAAGAGCCAAGTCCTTTGAGATGATCCTGGTTGGGCGCTTCCTGGAGGGCATTGGTGCTG GAATACATACGAATGCCCATGTTCAGTATGCTGGAGAGATCTCACCTAAGAAGTTGCGTGGATTTATAAATGTGACCACCTCTGTGTTTCTTGCACTAGGAAAAGCTGTAGCAAGAATTCTTGGATTACG AGATCTTTTAGGAGCTGAAGACACATGGAATGTgctgttgtccttctctgggaTGGTGGCATTGATTCAACTGCTCTTTTTGCCATTCTTTCCTGAGTCCCCTCCCTATCTCTTGATGCAAAAAGGAGACAAGCCTGGTTGTTTGAAAG CCATGAAGCAACTCTGGGGAGAAGGGAATTATCAGACAGAGTATGATGACTTGATGAAGGAAAAATCTGTAACAAAAAGCACCAAAATCATGAATGTCCTACAGGTGCTGAAGGAACCATCTGTTTATCCGCAGCTGAGTACCATGCTCCTCCTTTTATTGAGTCTACAGCTCTGTGGCCTGAGTGCA ATCACCTTTTACACCTCAGAAATTTTTAAGACAGCCAACCTGCAGGAAAGCATAATCCCATATGTATCTCTAGGAGTTGCAATCTGTGAGCTCATCTCTGTCATCTTCTGT AGCTCCATTATTGATCGTTTTGGACGTCGGATACTCCTGTGGGGTGGTTATTTGCTGATGGCACTGATACTGTTGTTGCTTGAAACAAGCCTTCTACTGAGC GATCAGTTCCTCTGGATGCGTTACTGCAGTGTTATTCTCatctttttattcattattgCCTATGGAATAGGACCAG atgcTTCTTGGTCCTTTTTGCTTCCTCATCTTTATTGGGGTCCTGGTCATCTCAGCGATTCTCATCTATCTGTTCCTCCCAGAAACTAA
- the LOC104064186 gene encoding solute carrier family 2, facilitated glucose transporter member 11 isoform X4 yields the protein MAGFLSDLVQYRKLLLMILVLGIGGTHLSGFQISVINYTSPYIQKFINETWLERYGSVLHQETLTLLWSFIVSMYCVGGMLGCLCSGYLTAKYGKKKCLLFNDVVLIVAVLHTGFSKRAKSFEMILVGRFLEGIGAGIHTNAHVQYAGEISPKKLRGFINVTTSVFLALGKAVARILGLRDLLGAEDTWNVLLSFSGMVALIQLLFLPFFPESPPYLLMQKGDKPGCLKAMKQLWGEGNYQTEYDDLMKEKSVTKSTKIMNVLQVLKEPSVYPQLSTMLLLLLSLQLCGLSAITFYTSEIFKTANLQESIIPYVSLGVAICELISVIFCDQFLWMRYCSVILIFLFIIAYGIGPGEYNNKSTNREPWATSVRTGHRSVERELHCVTISLKINSLVWTEIREAPIFDELVTQERISLTKYLKQFRPSGCCFLSLDYRFEPKKYLEGMNTAQRIQAQLAYLCLRTWAAVASCKYQSFFNSSVKSYSAKE from the exons TACATTCAGAAGTTTATCAATGAAACCTGGCTGGAGCGATATGGTTCTGTGCTGCATCAGGAGACGCTCACATTATTGTGGTCCTTCATCGTGTCTATGTACTGTGTAGGTGGAATGTTAGGATGTCTGTGTAGTGGGTACCTGACTGCAAAATATGGAAA GAAGAAATGTCTACTGTTCAATGACGTGGTCCTAATAGTAGCCGTTCTGCATACTGGTTTCAGTAAAAGAGCCAAGTCCTTTGAGATGATCCTGGTTGGGCGCTTCCTGGAGGGCATTGGTGCTG GAATACATACGAATGCCCATGTTCAGTATGCTGGAGAGATCTCACCTAAGAAGTTGCGTGGATTTATAAATGTGACCACCTCTGTGTTTCTTGCACTAGGAAAAGCTGTAGCAAGAATTCTTGGATTACG AGATCTTTTAGGAGCTGAAGACACATGGAATGTgctgttgtccttctctgggaTGGTGGCATTGATTCAACTGCTCTTTTTGCCATTCTTTCCTGAGTCCCCTCCCTATCTCTTGATGCAAAAAGGAGACAAGCCTGGTTGTTTGAAAG CCATGAAGCAACTCTGGGGAGAAGGGAATTATCAGACAGAGTATGATGACTTGATGAAGGAAAAATCTGTAACAAAAAGCACCAAAATCATGAATGTCCTACAGGTGCTGAAGGAACCATCTGTTTATCCGCAGCTGAGTACCATGCTCCTCCTTTTATTGAGTCTACAGCTCTGTGGCCTGAGTGCA ATCACCTTTTACACCTCAGAAATTTTTAAGACAGCCAACCTGCAGGAAAGCATAATCCCATATGTATCTCTAGGAGTTGCAATCTGTGAGCTCATCTCTGTCATCTTCTGT GATCAGTTCCTCTGGATGCGTTACTGCAGTGTTATTCTCatctttttattcattattgCCTATGGAATAGGACCAGGTGAGTACAACAACAAAAGCACAAACAGGGAACCTTGGGCCACAAGTGTACGCACAGGCCATAGATCTGTGGAAAGAGAACTACACTGTGTGACTATATCTTTGAAAATCAACAGTTTAGTTTGGACGGAAATTAGAGAAGCTCCAATTTTTGATGAGTTAGTGACccaagaaagaatttctttaacAAAGTACTTGAAACAATTCAGACCCTCAGGATGCTGTTTCCTCTCACTAGATTACAGGTTTGAGCCAAAAAAGTACCTGGAGGGCATGAATACTGCTCAGCGCATTCAAGCCCAACTGGCCTATCTCTGTCTTCGCACATGGGCAGCGGTAGCCTCTTGTAAATACCAGAGTTTTTTCAACTCATCTGTAAAATCCTACTCTGCTAAAGAATGA
- the LOC104064186 gene encoding solute carrier family 2, facilitated glucose transporter member 11 isoform X1 produces MAGFLSDLVQYRKLLLMILVLGIGGTHLSGFQISVINYTSPYIQKFINETWLERYGSVLHQETLTLLWSFIVSMYCVGGMLGCLCSGYLTAKYGKKKCLLFNDVVLIVAVLHTGFSKRAKSFEMILVGRFLEGIGAGIHTNAHVQYAGEISPKKLRGFINVTTSVFLALGKAVARILGLRDLLGAEDTWNVLLSFSGMVALIQLLFLPFFPESPPYLLMQKGDKPGCLKAMKQLWGEGNYQTEYDDLMKEKSVTKSTKIMNVLQVLKEPSVYPQLSTMLLLLLSLQLCGLSAITFYTSEIFKTANLQESIIPYVSLGVAICELISVIFCSSIIDRFGRRILLWGGYLLMALILLLLETSLLLSDQFLWMRYCSVILIFLFIIAYGIGPGEYNNKSTNREPWATSVRTGHRSVERELHCVTISLKINSLVWTEIREAPIFDELVTQERISLTKYLKQFRPSGCCFLSLDYRFEPKKYLEGMNTAQRIQAQLAYLCLRTWAAVASCKYQSFFNSSVKSYSAKE; encoded by the exons TACATTCAGAAGTTTATCAATGAAACCTGGCTGGAGCGATATGGTTCTGTGCTGCATCAGGAGACGCTCACATTATTGTGGTCCTTCATCGTGTCTATGTACTGTGTAGGTGGAATGTTAGGATGTCTGTGTAGTGGGTACCTGACTGCAAAATATGGAAA GAAGAAATGTCTACTGTTCAATGACGTGGTCCTAATAGTAGCCGTTCTGCATACTGGTTTCAGTAAAAGAGCCAAGTCCTTTGAGATGATCCTGGTTGGGCGCTTCCTGGAGGGCATTGGTGCTG GAATACATACGAATGCCCATGTTCAGTATGCTGGAGAGATCTCACCTAAGAAGTTGCGTGGATTTATAAATGTGACCACCTCTGTGTTTCTTGCACTAGGAAAAGCTGTAGCAAGAATTCTTGGATTACG AGATCTTTTAGGAGCTGAAGACACATGGAATGTgctgttgtccttctctgggaTGGTGGCATTGATTCAACTGCTCTTTTTGCCATTCTTTCCTGAGTCCCCTCCCTATCTCTTGATGCAAAAAGGAGACAAGCCTGGTTGTTTGAAAG CCATGAAGCAACTCTGGGGAGAAGGGAATTATCAGACAGAGTATGATGACTTGATGAAGGAAAAATCTGTAACAAAAAGCACCAAAATCATGAATGTCCTACAGGTGCTGAAGGAACCATCTGTTTATCCGCAGCTGAGTACCATGCTCCTCCTTTTATTGAGTCTACAGCTCTGTGGCCTGAGTGCA ATCACCTTTTACACCTCAGAAATTTTTAAGACAGCCAACCTGCAGGAAAGCATAATCCCATATGTATCTCTAGGAGTTGCAATCTGTGAGCTCATCTCTGTCATCTTCTGT AGCTCCATTATTGATCGTTTTGGACGTCGGATACTCCTGTGGGGTGGTTATTTGCTGATGGCACTGATACTGTTGTTGCTTGAAACAAGCCTTCTACTGAGC GATCAGTTCCTCTGGATGCGTTACTGCAGTGTTATTCTCatctttttattcattattgCCTATGGAATAGGACCAGGTGAGTACAACAACAAAAGCACAAACAGGGAACCTTGGGCCACAAGTGTACGCACAGGCCATAGATCTGTGGAAAGAGAACTACACTGTGTGACTATATCTTTGAAAATCAACAGTTTAGTTTGGACGGAAATTAGAGAAGCTCCAATTTTTGATGAGTTAGTGACccaagaaagaatttctttaacAAAGTACTTGAAACAATTCAGACCCTCAGGATGCTGTTTCCTCTCACTAGATTACAGGTTTGAGCCAAAAAAGTACCTGGAGGGCATGAATACTGCTCAGCGCATTCAAGCCCAACTGGCCTATCTCTGTCTTCGCACATGGGCAGCGGTAGCCTCTTGTAAATACCAGAGTTTTTTCAACTCATCTGTAAAATCCTACTCTGCTAAAGAATGA
- the LOC104064186 gene encoding solute carrier family 2, facilitated glucose transporter member 9 isoform X2 produces MAGFLSDLVQYRKLLLMILVLGIGGTHLSGFQISVINYTSPYIQKFINETWLERYGSVLHQETLTLLWSFIVSMYCVGGMLGCLCSGYLTAKYGNKRAKSFEMILVGRFLEGIGAGIHTNAHVQYAGEISPKKLRGFINVTTSVFLALGKAVARILGLRDLLGAEDTWNVLLSFSGMVALIQLLFLPFFPESPPYLLMQKGDKPGCLKAMKQLWGEGNYQTEYDDLMKEKSVTKSTKIMNVLQVLKEPSVYPQLSTMLLLLLSLQLCGLSAITFYTSEIFKTANLQESIIPYVSLGVAICELISVIFCSSIIDRFGRRILLWGGYLLMALILLLLETSLLLSDQFLWMRYCSVILIFLFIIAYGIGPGEYNNKSTNREPWATSVRTGHRSVERELHCVTISLKINSLVWTEIREAPIFDELVTQERISLTKYLKQFRPSGCCFLSLDYRFEPKKYLEGMNTAQRIQAQLAYLCLRTWAAVASCKYQSFFNSSVKSYSAKE; encoded by the exons TACATTCAGAAGTTTATCAATGAAACCTGGCTGGAGCGATATGGTTCTGTGCTGCATCAGGAGACGCTCACATTATTGTGGTCCTTCATCGTGTCTATGTACTGTGTAGGTGGAATGTTAGGATGTCTGTGTAGTGGGTACCTGACTGCAAAATATGGAAA TAAAAGAGCCAAGTCCTTTGAGATGATCCTGGTTGGGCGCTTCCTGGAGGGCATTGGTGCTG GAATACATACGAATGCCCATGTTCAGTATGCTGGAGAGATCTCACCTAAGAAGTTGCGTGGATTTATAAATGTGACCACCTCTGTGTTTCTTGCACTAGGAAAAGCTGTAGCAAGAATTCTTGGATTACG AGATCTTTTAGGAGCTGAAGACACATGGAATGTgctgttgtccttctctgggaTGGTGGCATTGATTCAACTGCTCTTTTTGCCATTCTTTCCTGAGTCCCCTCCCTATCTCTTGATGCAAAAAGGAGACAAGCCTGGTTGTTTGAAAG CCATGAAGCAACTCTGGGGAGAAGGGAATTATCAGACAGAGTATGATGACTTGATGAAGGAAAAATCTGTAACAAAAAGCACCAAAATCATGAATGTCCTACAGGTGCTGAAGGAACCATCTGTTTATCCGCAGCTGAGTACCATGCTCCTCCTTTTATTGAGTCTACAGCTCTGTGGCCTGAGTGCA ATCACCTTTTACACCTCAGAAATTTTTAAGACAGCCAACCTGCAGGAAAGCATAATCCCATATGTATCTCTAGGAGTTGCAATCTGTGAGCTCATCTCTGTCATCTTCTGT AGCTCCATTATTGATCGTTTTGGACGTCGGATACTCCTGTGGGGTGGTTATTTGCTGATGGCACTGATACTGTTGTTGCTTGAAACAAGCCTTCTACTGAGC GATCAGTTCCTCTGGATGCGTTACTGCAGTGTTATTCTCatctttttattcattattgCCTATGGAATAGGACCAGGTGAGTACAACAACAAAAGCACAAACAGGGAACCTTGGGCCACAAGTGTACGCACAGGCCATAGATCTGTGGAAAGAGAACTACACTGTGTGACTATATCTTTGAAAATCAACAGTTTAGTTTGGACGGAAATTAGAGAAGCTCCAATTTTTGATGAGTTAGTGACccaagaaagaatttctttaacAAAGTACTTGAAACAATTCAGACCCTCAGGATGCTGTTTCCTCTCACTAGATTACAGGTTTGAGCCAAAAAAGTACCTGGAGGGCATGAATACTGCTCAGCGCATTCAAGCCCAACTGGCCTATCTCTGTCTTCGCACATGGGCAGCGGTAGCCTCTTGTAAATACCAGAGTTTTTTCAACTCATCTGTAAAATCCTACTCTGCTAAAGAATGA